CTAGACCAAACGATGCTACATAATCTGAACCGCGATTTAACGCATCGCTTTGTTCTTCTGATGTTTTTATCACAACTGCTAACATTGCCGGTATGGTCATCCTTCTAGTTATGTCACCATCATAATAGGCAACTTCGTATGGGGTTGTATATTTTTTTGCCACTGTTTTTCCTCCTGCTTCTACTTAAGTAGCTACTTAAATTATAGCATACATTATTAATTGGATTAGTAAAAACAACGATTCCTTCCTAAAATGCATCAAAATTAACACCCTCATTTTTTCTATAGACAGATCCTTTACTCCCCTGTTATAAAAAAGATACAATTCGACTTTTTAACTATTTTTTATTAAAAAAAAAAACAAAAAAACTTTTTATAAATAATAGAGGCAAACCCCAAATTTAAAAAGTTTTTTTGCTTTCCCTAATTGTCAAAAAAATACTGCTATTCAATATTTTTTTTTCACTATACGTGTCCTACATTACCGTACGTAAGCACTTCGTTCAACAGTCCAAAAAGTGTTTCCATTCTTATCCCTCCAAAAAAATTAGTTGATTCTAAATGAATAATACCATACTATTATATAAAACTATAACTATAATGCATAAACATAGAGGGGAAATTTATGAGAATCAAAGGAGACATCATCCGTTCAGTAAGAAAACAAAAAAAATTGTCGCAAGTCACTTTAGCAGCAGGTATTTGTACTCAAGGAACCATTAGTAATATTGAAAATAAAAATGTCTGCGATAGTCTTGAAATCCTTGATGCAATTTGTAAAAGGTTAAACCTCAGTCTAGAAAGCGTATTAGATGATAATGATGAAAAAAAGCTAACAAATTTATTAAATCACGTAGAAAAATTATGCAACACATTAAAACATAAAGAAGCATACTCTTTACTAAAAGAGACACCAATCAATGTTGCTGATTTTCAGAATAAAGAATTAGAAGTACGCTGGTTTTATTTTATGGGTATTACTAATCTTTTAGGTTTCAATAATACAACAGATAGTTTGTTTTATTTCTATAGGGCAGATGAACTTGGTGATGTAAATTCTATCTACGCAATTTTATCCGTAAATAGCTTAGGAATTGTTTATGAAATGGCTAATGAATTGGATAAAGCTCAAGTTTACTATGAAAAATCAATTGATATGCTAAACAAAATGACTACTGTTATGCCAATTGAAGCTACAAAAATATTTTATAATACAGCTAAATTCTATTCACTGATCAAAAACTATGATGAGGCTTATCGTTTAGCCTCACAAGGAATGGCTTTGAATCAAACGTACCAATCACTGTATATGCTAGATATTCTCGCTTATGAAGTTGCATTCAATGATTTTATGCGAACACCTGATTTAGCTGCACCTGATTATACTAGTGCAAAGGTTTTTGCTTCGTTTAATGATAATCACCACTTACTAACTGCGATTGCTAATGATGAAAAAACCTTACTCCGTTAAAACAGAGCGATTTGGAATAGTTAAACCACAAGTTTGTTTTGAGAATAATGCAGTAAAGCTGGAACAGAAGTATTTCCCCTCGATAAATAGAAGGGGTTGCTTCTGATCCAGCTTTTTTTACTTAAATCATGGATTATTCGATAAACTTTTTGCATATTATTTACAAAATAATTGTATATAATTTGAATAATAAAATAATTTATGATATATTCTCCATTGTAAACGATATCAAAAATACTTTAGGAGGAATCACAATGAAAAAAGTAATGCTTAAAACAGTTCTTACACTAAGTTTACTGGTAGGAGGATTATCTATTGCCTCTACTGTCACACACGCTCATGGATACGTTTCATCACCAGGAAGTCGTGCTTATTTTGGTAGCAGCCAAGGCGGAAAGCTTAACAAAAATGTCGGCAGAGCTGAATGGGAACCTCAAAGTATCGAAACATTTAAAAATACATTTATTTCAGGAAAATTAGCAAGTGCGGGTGTTAGCGGCTTTGAACCATTAGATGTCCAAACTGCGGATCGTTGGTATAAATCAGATATTACAACAGGTCCTCTTGCCCTTAAATGGACATTGACCGCTCGCCACAGAACATCTACTTGGGATTATTATATGACAAAACAAGGATGGGATCCTAATCAACCTTTGGATATTAAAAATTTTGAATTGATCGGACAAATTGATGATAAAGCAACGATTCCAGAAACAACCGTTAATCATACAATCACTGTTCCAACTGACCGTAAAGGTTATCATGTGATTTACGCTGTCTGGAATGTCTATGACACAGCTAATGCCTTTTATCAAGCCATTGACGTAAATGTAAAATAATTGATAGAGCATATGGAAAAGGAGCGTCTTTTATGAAAATCAAACAACTTATTCCTCATTTTTTATTACTTTCGGGTATCCTTGCTGCAAATATATTTGTAACAACACCTGTGAATGCTGCCGATTCTGCAAGTGAGATGGTCAATGTTACGAACAAAAAAGTCCTTGTTGGTTATTGGCACAATTGGGCTTCTAAAGGAAAAGATGGCTACAAACAAGGAACTTCTGCCAATATTTCATTAGCAGAAGTAAACAAAGCGTACAATGTTGTTCCTGTTTCTTTTATGAAAAGTGACGGGATTAACCGTATTCCAACATTCGCACCTTACAATAAAACAGATGCAGATTTTCGTAAAGATGTAGGAGCACTCAACAGTCAAGGGCGAACTGTTTTACTTGCTTTAGGTGGTGCAGATGCACATATCCAATTGAAAACTGGGGATGAGCAAGCTTTTGCTGATGAAATTATTCGCCAAGTAGAGACGTATGGATTTGACGGATTAGATATTGACTTAGAACAGTCAGCGATTACTGCTGGAGACAATCAAACCGTTATTCCAACAGCGTTGAAAAAAGTTAAAGACTACTATAAAGCACAAGGAAAAACATTCACTATTACAATGGCACCTGAATTTCCCTATTTAAAACCAGGAGGCGCATATGAAAAATACCTAACTTCCCTAGATGGCTATTATGACTATATTGCACCTCAGCTATACAATCAAGGTGGGGATGGCGTTTGGGTGGACGAGATCAATAAATGGATTCCACAAAGCAATGATGCGTTGAAATATGAATTTCTTTATTATATGTCTGACTCAATGATTCATGGCACGCGAACATTCTTGAAGATTCCAAATAATAAATTGGTGCTTGGTCTTCCTGCCAACAACGATGGTGCCGGAAGCGGGTATGTCATTGATCCAACGGCTGTTTATAAAACGTTTGGTCAATTAGCCAAAGACGGAAACCCAATCAAAGGGTTAATGACTTGGTCTGCTAATTGGGATGTAGGGACTAATTCCAGTGGTGTTCCTTATAACAACGAATTTGCTAATAGATATGTTCAACTTTTACAATAGTAAATAAGA
The DNA window shown above is from Enterococcus sp. 4G2_DIV0659 and carries:
- a CDS encoding helix-turn-helix domain-containing protein, whose amino-acid sequence is MRIKGDIIRSVRKQKKLSQVTLAAGICTQGTISNIENKNVCDSLEILDAICKRLNLSLESVLDDNDEKKLTNLLNHVEKLCNTLKHKEAYSLLKETPINVADFQNKELEVRWFYFMGITNLLGFNNTTDSLFYFYRADELGDVNSIYAILSVNSLGIVYEMANELDKAQVYYEKSIDMLNKMTTVMPIEATKIFYNTAKFYSLIKNYDEAYRLASQGMALNQTYQSLYMLDILAYEVAFNDFMRTPDLAAPDYTSAKVFASFNDNHHLLTAIANDEKTLLR
- a CDS encoding lytic polysaccharide monooxygenase; the protein is MKKVMLKTVLTLSLLVGGLSIASTVTHAHGYVSSPGSRAYFGSSQGGKLNKNVGRAEWEPQSIETFKNTFISGKLASAGVSGFEPLDVQTADRWYKSDITTGPLALKWTLTARHRTSTWDYYMTKQGWDPNQPLDIKNFELIGQIDDKATIPETTVNHTITVPTDRKGYHVIYAVWNVYDTANAFYQAIDVNVK
- a CDS encoding chitinase, giving the protein MKIKQLIPHFLLLSGILAANIFVTTPVNAADSASEMVNVTNKKVLVGYWHNWASKGKDGYKQGTSANISLAEVNKAYNVVPVSFMKSDGINRIPTFAPYNKTDADFRKDVGALNSQGRTVLLALGGADAHIQLKTGDEQAFADEIIRQVETYGFDGLDIDLEQSAITAGDNQTVIPTALKKVKDYYKAQGKTFTITMAPEFPYLKPGGAYEKYLTSLDGYYDYIAPQLYNQGGDGVWVDEINKWIPQSNDALKYEFLYYMSDSMIHGTRTFLKIPNNKLVLGLPANNDGAGSGYVIDPTAVYKTFGQLAKDGNPIKGLMTWSANWDVGTNSSGVPYNNEFANRYVQLLQ